A single window of Nicotiana sylvestris chromosome 3, ASM39365v2, whole genome shotgun sequence DNA harbors:
- the LOC104212725 gene encoding cyclin-U4-1-like: MAQLDTSDQEIPKVINFMASVLERVAETNDLSRRFSAQKISMFHGLTRPTISVESYLERIFKYANCSPSCFVVAYIYLDRFSQRQPLLPINSFNVHRLLITSVLVSAKFMDDIFYNNAYYAKVGGISTKEMNLLEVDFLFGIGFQLNVTPTTFHTYCSYLQTEMLLESPPMPMPSSSLKIGRNVNHQYCCINEDESTHQQHELAV; this comes from the exons ATGGCTCAACTCGATACCTCTGATCAAGAAATACCTAAAGTCATAAATTTTATGGCTTCTGTTCTTGAAAGAGTAGCAGAAACAAATGATCTCAGCCGCAGGTTTAGTGCTCAGAAAATCTCTATGTTTCATGGACTTACTAGGCCTACTATTTCTGTTGAAAGTTATTTGGAGAGGATTTTCAAGTATGCCAATTGTAGCCCTTCTTGTTTTGTTGTGGCATACATTTATCTTGATCGTTTTTCGCAGAGGCAGCCATTGTTGCCCATCAATTCTTTCAATGTTCATCGTCTGCTTATCACCAGTGTCTTGGTTTCTGCTAAATTCATGGATGATAT ATTTTACAACAATGCTTACTATGCAAAAGTTGGAGGAATTAGCACAAAGGAGATGAACCTACTAGAGGTGGACTTCTTATTCGGGATAGGATTTCAATTAAACGTGACTCCCACCACATTCCACACCTATTGCTCTTATCTCCAGACTGAGATGTTGCTGGAATCCCCACCCATGCCAATGCCATCTTCTTCTCTTAAAATTGGCAGAAATGTGAATCACCAATATTGTTGCATCAATGAGGATGAATCCACTCATCAACAACATGAATTAGCCGTGTGA
- the LOC104212724 gene encoding putative glycine-rich cell wall structural protein 1, with protein MSAPETSGSPSGGSGAAHGPNWDYNWGWGSSPGGGWGYGSGSGRSPNGFGRGWGFGSGSGSGSGSGYGSGSGSGGAHGGGYGAGSGSGGSGGGSGSGGGGSGGSGGGRSP; from the coding sequence ATGAGTGCGCCGGAAACTTCAGGGTCACCTAGTGGAGGAAGTGGTGCGGCTCATGGGCCTAATTGGGATTACAATTGGGGTTGGGGTTCGAGCCCAGGAGGAGGATGGGGTTACGGTTCAGGCTCAGGCCGGTCTCCTAATGGATTCGGTCGAGGATGGGGTTTTGGTTCTGGGTCAGGGAGTGGGTCCGGTTCTGGCTACGGTTCTGGCTCAGGAAGTGGTGGCGCTCATGGTGGTGGATATGGAGCTGGAAGTGGTTCCGGTGGTAGTGGTGGTGGTTCGGGTTCAGGAGGTGGTGGCTCAGGTGGCTCCGGTGGTGGTCGGTCACCATAA
- the LOC138887856 gene encoding secreted RxLR effector protein 161-like, whose protein sequence is MESILYSSIISSLIYAQTCTRPDISFAIRMLGRYQSNPGIDHWKAAKKVLRYLKGTKDYMLMYRRSKHLEVVGCSDSDFAGCIDTRKSTFGYLFQLAEGEIS, encoded by the coding sequence ATGGAATCAATTCTTTACTCTTCGATTATTAGTAGTCTGATATATGCTCAGACTTGCACAAGACCGGATATTAGTTTTGCGATCAGAATGCTGGGAAGATATCAGAGTAACCCAGGAATTGATCACTGGAAAGCTGCAAAGAAAGTCTTGAGGTACCTGAAAGGAACGAAGGATTACATGCTCATGTATAGGAGATCCAAGCATTTGGAAGTTGTTGGATGTTCGGATTCAGATTTTGCTGGATGTATTGACACTAGAAAGTCTACATTTGGTTATTTATTCCAATTAGCTGAAGGAGAAATATCATGA